The sequence ATGTTCCTTGATATATTGCCGGGCAATTTTGATTTCTTCACTGTAAGGAATTTGTTTTTGTTCTTCCCGATAGCGGATCACATCCGTAAGGAAACTCCTCGCGTACTCGCATGTTTTTTCATAAGACACCGCATACTCGAACAATTGCGCGTTGTTCATTTTTTCCTGCAGGCGCTTGCCGCCTTCGTCTGCGCCCATTTCTTTTAATAAACGGATGGATGTCACAATCAGGTCCACAAACAGATAATAACGGTACAGGACGCTTGCATTCTCCTCTTCTCTGGTCACAATAAACTGATTTTCCACCAGTTTGTCTACGTCTGCCAGTTCCGCATGACGTAATTTTTCCGCAAGCGGCGCGGATTCGGAAATATCGATCGGCAGGACGGCATTTTCTTCTTCTGCCAGGATCCTGATCAGGTGATTTTCAGGGTTTTCATCGCCATAGTCCCTCATATTTCTGATCTTATGGAACGATTTCGCCACATCGCTGATTCGTTCCACCGCCGTTCCAATATCCGCGGAAAGTTCTGCCCCTAAAATCCGTTCCGCTTCATGCTTGAGCATTTGTACCGCCTCACAGGCGCTTTCCATGGTTTTCTCCGCAGAATTTCCCTTTACCAGCAGCATATAACTGTCCGCGTAACGAAAACCGCAAATTTCTTTCCTGTCTTCGATCAGCCTCGCAAAAAATGTCCGCAGTTTTTCCAGGTCCATCTTCTGGTCGGCGGAGATATAGCACAGCACATAATCCTGGGCAATGATGTCGATCCCCAGTTCTTCTGCTTTCCGGTATATTTCAGAGGAATCGATCGTGCCGTTTACCAGCTCGTTAAAAAAGAAATCCAATATCGTATTACGGTTTTTTTCTTCTCTTTTGCGGCGTGAAAGCGTTTCCAGCACCTCTTTTCGTTCCGCTTCAATACGCGTTACAATCTTGGACAGGCTTTCCCTGAGCTCCTCTGCCAAAACCGGTTTTAAGACATAACTGTCCACCCCGATTTCAATTGCCTTTTGTGCATAGCTGAATTCGTCATATCCGCTCAGAATCAGGATATGCATCCACGGCATGGTTTTCTTTAAAATCGAAGCAAGTTTAAGGCCGTCTACAAACGGCATACAGATGTCCGTTATCAGAATATCCGGCCTCATTTCCTGGATCATAGGCAGAGCCAGCTCACCGTCGGCCGCTTCCCCACATACAGAGTAAGTTTCCCCCTCGCTTTCCAGCATCTCGCGGATACCCTCGCGAATCGTATCCTCATCATCAGCAATAAATACCCGATACATATTTATATCTCCTTATACGGTATCGTAAATCGAACCGTGGTCCCCACGTTATATGCGCTTTCAATCGAGAGCCCGTCATTTTCATAATAAAGAGAGATTCTTTTATTGACGTTGTATAGTCCATAGGTGCTGTCACGCAATCCCACGTCGTTTTTCATAGAAGTAAGCACTTTCTTAAAGCGTTCTTCCGTCATGCCGATTCCGTTGTCGCTGACGGAAAACGTCATTGTGCGGTCCTGGTTTTTTACGCCCCTGACCTCGATTTTTCCCGCGCCTCGTTTTTGTTTCACGCCGTGGTAGAGCGCGTTTTCCACCAAAGGCTGCAACAATAATTTCAAAATCCCGTATCCATAAAGCTGCGGGTCAATATCGACTACGTATTTGATTTTGCCCCGATAACGGAACTGCTGGATTTTCAGATAGCTTTCCACATGCCCTATTTCCTGTTCCACCGTAATCCAGTCGTTTCCTTTACTCAGTGAAATTCGCAGGAATTTGGTCAGCGCCATGGTAATACCGATCACATCCTCTGTTTTTTTCTTTTGCGCCATCCACACGATGGTGTCCAGCGTATTATAAATAAAATGCGGCGTAATCTGCTCCTGCAGGGTGCGCAGCTCTGCTTTGCGCAGGTTTTTTTGATCCTGTACGCGGCTGTCGATCAGTTCTTCCAGCTTATGCGCCATGGAATTCAGGCTTTGCGTCAATACGTCAAGTTCTTCGAGCGCAGAAGCGGGAGAACGCGCGGACAATTCCCCCTTGGCCAGCCGAACCGACATTTTTTCCAGACGGGCGATCGGTTGTTGTATGGAATCGCGCGCGCTTTGATAACAGCGTATGGCAAACCAGATCACCAGCCCCATCAAAACGCCTGTCAGTAAAATATTGAGGGTCGTAATATTCAGGATATTTGAATTGATGACGGATATTTCATCGATTTCCGCGTATATGTATTCTATCATTACATCCTTAAGGGACGAGGAAACCCTGCGGATTTCGCGCAGTAACTGTTCGTTGCTGGAAACCGCCACATTACGGCGGATTTGCACGCCCAGTTCATCGCAGTAAGAACGAATGCTGTCCAGCATCTCCATCGCGCCCACAATATACCTCTGGTTGTCGTTATGAATATTCCCTTTAAGCTGCTTTAAAATATCCTGCGCGCTGTCCAGAAGCTCATATTGTTTCCCGTCTCCGAAATCCTTTTTCCCTGCGACAATATCCCAGATTTCCTTTTCAAGCTGCCTGTCGGTCACCTCGATCACCTCGCTGGCCCGCCGCACATAACCAATCATATCGCTGTAACGCTGGTTCATCGCTGGAATAAATATACTGAGTACGATCGTCGGTACAGCCATCATGATAATGATGAGGATATAAGACGTTTTCAGATACCGGCTGATACTTGCTTTTTCCTTGTTCATCATTTCGCCTCGCTGAGCATCAGGGAACTGTTCAGATAGGTCGTATCCGAAACCATGCCACCGTTTTTAAGCTCCATGGCGGTTTCCACTACCTTTTTCCCCATGCCTTCCAGGTCGCATTCGGCCATGTAGGATATTTTCCCCGCATCGAACATCTCCTGTGCGTCGGCTCCGCCGCCAAACGTAACGATCTGCACGTCAATCCCGGGTCTGAGGCCGTTTTTCTCCAGGGCGTCGATCACGCCTAAGGCCATGCCGTCATTGTGCGTGATAACAACGTCCATTTCATATTCATTGCGCAGCAGGCCGTTCACCATTTCCTTGGCGCGCGACCGCATGTAATCCGCATTCGCACTATAGTTTATTTTGTATCCGGCGCTGTTTTCCAGCGCCGTACGTATCCCTTCCGAAATTTCCTCCGATACCGTCGAGCCTATCGCGCCCCGCAGCTCAAGGATTTTCAGCTCCGATTTATCGACGTCATGCTCCCTCGCCGTTTCTAAAAACGCATCCGTTACCGCCGCGCCAATACTCTTATAGTCATAGGTGACACAGGTTATCATGCCGTCCACCTCCGTATTCACCTTTTCGTTGACCGTAATAATGGGAATTTGGGCGTCCGCCGCTTCCTTAAGCACATAGTCCCAGCCGTTGTTCATGACCGGAGAAAAAACAATCACATCAACGCCGTATACGATGAACGAGCGGATCGCGTTGATTTGTGCGGATTGCGTCCTGTCCGTCTCGATCGTCATTACATTAATGCCGGCGGCACTCGCGGACTGCTTGATTTGCGTTATCATCTCCATTCTCCAGCTATCTTCAGAATCCGTTTCAATGAGGCCGATACTGATACTTTCCCTTGGTTGAAATTTTTCTTTCGGCAGCATGGAAAGCGAGACCAGGATGATACAGACAACCGTTGCCACAATAGCTATAATTAGAAATCTGAACTTGGAAATCAACATATATGTATCCTTTCAGAGGCATGGCCAAAGACGGCCAAAATCGCAGGCTGAAAAATAAGTCGCCAAAAAACGACCGAACAATGTGTTAGGTTTAAAACTGAAAATATAGAATTTAATACCAACTGAATTGTATATTTTCGGGTAAACACGAAAATCTATTAAGAATTGTATAAAATAACCGATTGCTTGTCAATGCCTTTCGGTGCAAATTAATCTATACGCTTTTCAGGCGAATACAAAAAAGCCTGCAAATGCAGGCTTTTTGATGGTGGGACTAGCTGGACTCGAACCAGTGACCCCCTCGATGTCAACGAGATACTCTAACCATCTGAGCTATAGTCCCATATTCCAATATGTAACAGTAAATCCTTACTTTTATAAACCTCGTACAAACCCGAACTCTTATTATTATACTGATTTCCTTAAAAAAGACAATACTTTCTTTAGAAACTTTTGTGCATATGCTATAATATTATCGAGGTGGAATCATGCAAATAAGGCCAAAACAAACACTAGCAAACAACAAATTATTGTTATTATATCTTCTGCATAAAAGCGACATTGCGCTTTCTGAACTGCAGATCGTACGGATTTTAAGCGAGCTTTCTTTTATGAGTTATTTCGATCTCAAGGAATGTATGTTCGAACTTTCCGAGGGTGGGCACATTTATTCAAAGGCAACGCCTCAAAACGTGCTTTACGGTATCACCGAAAAAGGCGCGCAGATGCTCTTGATTTTAGAAGCCGATTTGCGCCGCTCTTTCCGCGACCGTATCGACAGCTACTTAAAGGAGCACGCCACGGAGCTTAAAATGGAATCCCAGCTCGTAGGGGAATTTATCAAGCTCTCGGACGGCGAGTACCGCGTGATTTTAAAAGTACTGGAGGACGACCGTACCATCTTTGAGTTAAGCTGTATCGTCTATTCCAAGGAAGAAGCGCAGCGTATGACCGGAAACTGGCGCAGCAATGCGATTTCGTTATATAAGGACGTCGTCACGCGTCTGGGCTAACATGGCAAGCACATGTGCCGCGAGATAAAAAGAGCCGCATACCACGAGTATGCCTTTTTTTTGTTTGGCGATGCGTTCCGCTTCCATAAAAGCATTTTCCGGATCCTCATTGGCTGTCGCGCAGGGAAAATAATTTTTTAATTCCCTGGCGCTAAGCCCCCTTGTTTTATTCGCGCAGGTGCATACGACCTGATCCGCGAAACCGGCTATCTCATTCGTTATTTCAAGAATATCCTTATCGCGCATGACGGCGATGAGCGCCGTGACGTTCCTGCCGCTAAAATATTTGTCGACAGACCGCCGGAGTTCTTTTAGCGCAGCCGGATTATGCGCCCCGTCGATCACAATATCCCCGCATACCTGTACACGGGCGGAAATCTTCGTGTTCGCCAGTCCCTCTTTCATATCCTCTTCCGAGATCCCTAACTCTGCCGCAGCAATCAACGCCACGCACGCGTTAAGGGCCTGCATCGGCGACGCCGCGTGGATCCGTAAATCGCGATACCTGTAACCCTCGTATGTAAAATCAAAGCACTGCCCCATAACGCCGCTGCTGTGAACATGGACTGCGCGCTCATCAAGCACGATCAGCCGCGCGTTTTTCGAACGGCATGTGCTTTCAATGACGCGCATCGCTTCTTTTACCTGCGGATGGGAGATCACCACGGAATCTGGTTTTATGATTCCGCATTTTTCCCGCGCGATTTCGGTAAGCGTATTGCCAAGAAGCGCCATATGATCGTAGCTGATGGGCGTTATGATCTGCAGCTTCGCCGGTACGATATTGGTTGGATCGAGCCGGCCGCCCAGCCCCGTCTCGATGACCGCGTATTCGACCCGCCTGTCCGCAAACCATGAAAGGGCCGCATCCACCCAGACGGAAAAGAGGTGAGAATGCTTTTCACCCCTTGCCTTTTCCATATATTTTTCATATTCCTGTTCCGAAATATTTTCCCCGTTGATGTTCATCCTCTCGCATGGCGAGAGGATATGCGGGGACGTAAACAATCCGCATTGATGACTCTGCGATAATATTCCTGCAATATACTGCGCCGTGGAGCCCTTAGCGTTGGTTCCCGCCAGATGCACATACTCCATTTACTTCATGTCCTTTAAGAACGCAAGCCTTTCTTTCAGCTTGTCGCGCATCTCGATGTAAGTATTCAGCTTGGAACGTTCCTCTTCCACTACATGCGCAGGCGCCTTATCAGTGAAGCCCTTATTTGCAAGCTTTCCCTGCGCACGCTTGATTTCCCCCTCATTCTTTTCCGCTTCCTTGGCAAGGCGCTGGATCTCTTTTTCAATATCGATAAGCTCCGCAAGCGGCATGAACGCCTCGCCCACCGCGCATACGGCGGATACGCTGTTTTCGGGTATCTGTGTTTTTTCCGTTATCACCTGCACCTCGCTTGCATACGCCAGCTTCTTCAAATACTCCGCGCACGCGCCAATGGCGTCGCCGTGCTTGGTAAGGATCGTCAGCTTTACCCTCACGCTCGGCGGCACATTCATTTCCGCGCGCACATTGCGGATAGAGCGGATCATGTCCATCACGCCGTTCATCATTTCGGCCTGTTGTTGTCCGCTTTCAAATTCGACAGCCGGCCATGCGCTGAGCATAATCGTCTCGTCTGCATCCGGCAGGTTTGTATAGATCTCCTCCGTGATAAAAGGCATGAACGGGTGCAGCAGCTTCAATGTGTTTTTCAGAACATACACGAGTACGCTGATCGTTGCCGCCTTTACATCCTCGTCCTCGCCGTAAAGCCGTGGCTTTGCCATCTCGATATACCAATCGCAAAACTCGCTCCACGCAAAATCATATATCTTTTGCGCGGCAAGACCGAGATCGTATTTTTCCATATTATCCGTACATTCCCTGATCGCATCGTTGAGCTTACCGAGAATCCACTGGTCCGCAATGTCCAGCTTTCTTTCGTCTACCGGTTGTACTTCTCCCTTGATATTCATCATCACAAAACGTGACGCGTTCCATACCTTGTTCGCAAAATTACGGGCGGCTTCCACTTTTTCCCAGTAAAAACGCATATCGTTTCCGGGGCTTACGCCCATCGCAAGCGAAAACCTGAGCGCATCCGCGCCGTATTTGTCGATTACTTCGAGCGGATCGATACCGTTGTTTAAAGACTTGGACATCTTCCGCCCCTCGCTATCGCGGACGATCCCGTGAATATCCACCGTATGGAAAGGGATTTCCCCCATGATCTCCAGCCCGAACATAATCATGCGCGCCACCCAGAAGAAAATAATATCGTATCCCGTCACCAGCACGTCCGTCGGATAGAAATATTCAAGTTCGCTTGTCTGCTCCGGCCAGCCGAGCGTGGAAAAAGGCCACAGCCCCGAAGAGAACCACGTATCGAGCACGTCCTCTTCCTGCACAAATTCCATGCCACCGCAATCCGGACAAACGTCCGGCATATCAAGCGCCACGACCAGCTTTCCGCACTTTTTACATGTATAGGCAGGAATCCTGTGCCCCCACCAAAGCTGACGGGAAATACACCAGTCGCGGATATTATACAACCAATTGAAATAAATCTTGGAAAAGCGTTCGGGCACAAATTTGATTCGTCCCTCCTCCACTGCCTTGATAGCCGGCTCCGCCAGTCCTTTCATCTTAACAAACCATTGCTTGGAGATGATCGGCTCGATCACCGTATGACAGCGATAGCAATGCCCTACGTTATGCGTATAGTCCTCGATTTTCACCATTGCGCCGAGCTGCTCCAAATCGGCTACGATTTGTCTGCGCGCCTCGTTTCGGTCAAGTCCCGCATATTTTCCGGCGTTATCCGCCATCGTTCCGTCATCGTTCATCACGCGGACAATAGGCAGGTCGTGGCGTACGCCCACTTCATAATCGTTCGGGTCGTGCGCCGGCGTAATTTTCACCGCGCCGGTGCCGAACTCCATATCCACGTATTCGTCCGCCACCACCGGAATCGGCTTATCCAGCAACGGTAAAATCACGTTTTTACCGATCAAATCCTTGTAGCGTTCGTCAGCCGGATTGACGGCTACCGCCGTATCGCCGAGCATCGTTTCCGGCCTGGTTGTTGCGACCACAATGCCCTCGCCGCCGTCCTCCGCCCGGTAACGCATATACCAAAGGTGCGATGCCTGCTCCTCATACTCTACCTCAGCGTCCGAAAGCGCGGTCATACAATCCGGACACCAGTTGATGATACGGCTGCCCTGGTAAATGAGCCCTTTCTCGTAAAGGCGCACAAATACCTCGCGCACGGCACGGTTACATCCCTCGTCCATAGTAAACCGCTCGCGCTGCCAGTCGAGCGACGAGCCGAGTTTTTTCAATTGCTCTACAATGCGTCCGCCGTATTTCGCTTTCCATTCCCATGCGCGCTCTAAAAAACCGTCGCGCCCGAGTTCTTCCTTGGAAATTCCTTCTTCGCGCAGCGCATCCACGATCTTTACTTCCGTTGCGATACTCGCATGGTCCGTTCCCGGCATCCAAAGCGCGGAATATCCCTGCATCCGTTTGGTACGGATGATCGCGTCCTGCAGCATATTGTCAAGCGCGTGACCCATGTGGAGCTGGCCCGTGATGTTCGGCGGCGGGATTACAATCGTAAACGGCTTTTTATCCGGATCAATTACCGCGTGGAAATATCCCTTTTCCATCCACTTCTCATACAGCTTTGTTTCCGTTTGTTTTGGGTCGTACGTTGTGCTCAGTTCTTTTGTCATCGTCTCTCCTCCAAAAAATGATTAGATGAAAACAAGCAGGAATCCGGCAACCGCGCATCCCAGCCCGATAAATTTCCATACCATGTCCGCATGTCCATACGAAAAATGTTTCGCGATCCGTCCCGCGGTAAACGTGATCACCGCGCCTATGGCCAGCAGCACCAAGGCAAAGATTTGCAGTGATGTAATATTTGCAAAAAAACCCATATCCTCTTCCGTTTCATTCAAAAAATTATTTGCCGATATATTATAGCATAAAAGCAGCTTAAAATGAATGCTTCACGCTCTGTAAAATTTTTGGTCTTCCATGTTTTTATGCCGAATTTCGTTTATAATAATATTATGACAAATAATTCGAGGTAATTCCATGGGCGAAAACAAATACAAGCACCTGATAAACCGTGACTTGAGCTGGTTAAAATTCAACGAGCGCGTTCTCGAAGAAGCCGAGGATAAATCAAATCCTTTGTTCGAGCGCCTGAATTTTGTGTCTATCTACCACAGTAACCTGACCGAGTTTTTGATGGTGCGCGTGGGTAGCCTGCATGACCGCCTCCTGCTCAAAAAGGACTCCATTGACGAGATGTCCGGAATGACCACCAGCGAGCAGCTGCGCAGTATCTATAAGGAGATACGCCGCCTGACTCCACGCAAAAATAGGGCATTGATCGTAATATTGGACGCCCTTGAGAATTACGGTATCTTTTACAAGGCCGGCAAACACCTGACCAAATATGAAGAGCGGTTTTTAGAGCGTTATTTCGAGCGGAATGTGCTGCCGCTTTTATCGCCGCATATCATTGACAAACATCATCCCTTTCCCTTTCTTATGAATAATATGGTGCATATCGCCGTATTGCTTAAATCAAAGGAAGGCACCCAGCTTGGCATTATTCCCGCAAGCGGTTATTTCGAGCGTTTGCTTCTTATGCCCAGCAAGTATGTCAAATTCACCCTGATCGAGGATTTGATTTTTTATTTTGCTTCTAAAATTTTCCCCAAGCACAAGGTTGTCGCCAAGAGTATTTTTTCGATTACCCGCAATGCCGATATAGACGCGGACGAAGCGTTTTTCGATTACGATATGTCTTATCGTGACATCATGGAGATCATCGTCAAAAAGCGTAAAAAGCTGGAGCCGGTGCGCCTCGATATCTCACGCGGCCAAAACGATGAGATTACCAGGCTGCTTATGAAGCATTTAAAACTCACAAACGATGAGGTTTTCTTTAACGAAATGCCTACTATCCTGTCTTTTGTATCGGATCTGCGGGATCAGCTCACGGACGCGAAGTTTGCCCCGCTTTTTTACCCGCCCCTCGTTCCCCAGCCCTCTTCGCAGCTTCATCTCGCGCAGCCGTTGATTCCGCAGATCAGGAAAAAAGACGTCCTGCTGTCTTATCCCTATCAGGATATGAAACCGTTTGTGCGTCTTTTGGAAGAAGCGGCCTCCGACCCTAAGGTGATTTCCATCAAAATCACGCTCTACCGTGTAGCGCGCCATTCCAAGGTGATCGATGCCCTGATCCGCGCCGCCGAGAACGGCAAGGAAGTAATTGCCGTCGTCGAGCTGCGCGCGCGTTTTGACGAGGAGAACAATATCGACTGGTCTAAGCGTTTGCAGGATGCCGGCGCTTCCGTTATTTATGGGATTGAGGATTATAAGGTTCATTCCAAACTGCTTCTGATTACGCGCAAGGAAAAAAAAGGCCTCAGCTTTATTACGCAGGTCGGCACCGGCAATTATAACGAATCCACAGCAAAGCTGTATACGGACCTTTCCCTTTTCACATCGAACGAAGATATGGCCCTGGGCGCGCAGGATGTCTTTAAAAATTTATGTATGGGCAGTCTGGTCGAAAATTCCGACCTTTTGATGGTTTCGCCGCTGACGCTGAAGCCCGCAGTACTGCGGGCCATTGACCGCGAAACTGCCCTCGCCAGGGCCGGCGCGCCCGCGCAGCTCATCTTCAAGCTCAACTCTTTAAACGATCTCGACATTATACGTAAGCTGATCAAGGCTTCGGATGCCGGCGTCAAGATCCAGATGCTCATTCGCGGTATTTGCTGCCTCAATGTGGAAAAAACCGGACCAACCCGCAATATCGAAGTGATTAGTATCGTCGGCCGCTTCTTAGAACATTCGCGCGTCTACATGTTCGGTACGCCGGAACGCCGGAAAATTTATATTTCCTCAGCCGATTTCATGTCGCGCAATACGGAGCGCCGTGTGGAGGTCGCCGCTCCTGTCAGCGATCCCGCGCTGAAAGCGGAAATCAGCAGCCTCATAGAGCTGCAGCTAAACGATAACGTCAAAGCGCGCCGTCAAGTCGGTAAAGGCGTTTATAAGAAGCTTCCGCTCGAGCCGTTTGCAACCCGCGTCGACAGTCAAGTCGAGCTATTCAGACGCGCTTATATCAGGGCAGGTACTCCCCTTCCGGAATGGCTACAGAAATAAATAAACCGCATTACGGAAAACGCTTGACATATCAAGCGCTTTTCTTTATCTTATTACTTGATATGTCAACGATTATGTAGGTGGTATCTATGCGTAACCAGCACGTCGAGAAGATAGGTAAACAGATCTCCATATTGTACCGTCAGATACAAAAATACATCAACAGGAAAATGCAGCCTTACGGGCTTACATACTCCGACCATGCTTTCCTTATGCATATTTCGAAAAATCCGGGAATCAACCAACGTCAATTGGCGCAATTTTTAACGATAGACGAGGCTGTGGTGACGCGGGTCCTAAAAAAACTGGATGAGGGCGGATTTGTACAGCGTGCGCGCGATCCGGAGGATATGCGCTCTTTTTGCCTGTACTTAACGCCGCAGGGCCGGCAGCTCATTCCCGCGCTGCTCAAAACGTTCAAAGAGCTCGATCAGATGTTGGCGGGCGGCTTTGATGTGACAGAACTTACCACGCTATGTTCAGGACTTGAGAAAATGACCGGCAATGCCTGTATCGCGAACAAGGAGGAAAATTAACAGATGGAACAAGCGGTGAAAAATCCTCTGGGGACAGAAAAAATCAGCAAATTACTGGTAAAATTTGCAGTCCCAAGTATCATTGCCATGCTCGTAAGCGCACTTTATAACATCGTCGACCAGATTTTCATCGGCCAAAGCGTCGGTATGCTGGGGAACGCCGCGACAAACGTAGCTTTTCCCCTCTCTACGGTCTGCACGGCCATCGCCCTTTTGTTCGGTATCGGCGGAGCGGCAAACTTCAACCTGTCCATGGGCGCCAAACAGGAAAAGCAGGCGGCTTCCTATGCGGGCAACGCCATTTTGATGCTCGTAATATGCGGCGTTGTCCTTATGATAATCGTCCGCTCTTGTCTGCAGCCTATGATGGTCGCTTTCGGCGCGACCCTGGGCGTACTGGAGCATGCGGTCACGTATACCGGTATCACATCATTCGGATTCCCTTTCCTGATTTTTGCGACAGGCGCGAGCAACCTGGTTCGCGCGGACGGCAGCCCTAAATTTTCCATGGCCTGTGTGCTTACTGGCGCGGTCATCAATACGATCCTCGACCCTCTTTTTATTTTCGGATTCAATATGGGTATGGCCGGCGCCGCGCTTGCGACCATCCTCGGACAAATTGCTTCTGCGGCTATGGCGGCATACTATTTGGTTTTTCGTTTTCATACGGTTAAGCTCGACAGATCCATCCTGCGCGTGCGCGCCGGAAATACCCGCGCGATCATGGGCCTGGGCGCCGCCGCGTGCTTCAACCAGCTTGCCATGATGGTCGTACAAATCGTCCTCAATAACGTGCTCACCTATTACGGAGCGTTATCCGTCTATGGCAGCGAGATTCCTCTGGCGGTCGTCGGTATCATTATGAAAGTCAACATGATCTATATGTCCGTCATCATCGGGATCGCGCAGGGATTACAGCCCATCTCCAGCTTTAATTACGGCGCTCGGAAATACGGACGCGTCCGCGAGACATACTGGAAAGCAATCATTGTCGCCACGATTATTTCCATAATCGCTTTCCTCGCGTTCCAACTGTTTCCGCGCGAAATCATCGGCATATTTGGCTCGGGCAGCGAGGAATATTTCCATTTTGCCGAACGCTGCTTCCGTATCTTCCTGTTGTTTACTTTCCTCAACGGATTGCAGCCTGTTTCCTCGAACTTCTTTTCGTCCATCGGAAAGGCAACGCGCGGCATCTGGTTATCCCTCACGCGGCAGATTATATTCCTGCTGCCATTGGTTCTG comes from Christensenellaceae bacterium and encodes:
- a CDS encoding DNA-binding response regulator produces the protein MYRVFIADDEDTIREGIREMLESEGETYSVCGEAADGELALPMIQEMRPDILITDICMPFVDGLKLASILKKTMPWMHILILSGYDEFSYAQKAIEIGVDSYVLKPVLAEELRESLSKIVTRIEAERKEVLETLSRRKREEKNRNTILDFFFNELVNGTIDSSEIYRKAEELGIDIIAQDYVLCYISADQKMDLEKLRTFFARLIEDRKEICGFRYADSYMLLVKGNSAEKTMESACEAVQMLKHEAERILGAELSADIGTAVERISDVAKSFHKIRNMRDYGDENPENHLIRILAEEENAVLPIDISESAPLAEKLRHAELADVDKLVENQFIVTREEENASVLYRYYLFVDLIVTSIRLLKEMGADEGGKRLQEKMNNAQLFEYAVSYEKTCEYARSFLTDVIRYREEQKQIPYSEEIKIARQYIKEHYSDEGLSLHTVASAVGFSPNHFSTVFSQQMGVTFIEYLIRYRVEKSKQLLCDTNLNLNDITFRIGYSEPHYFCYVFKKYTGMTPGAYRKACKEQAQASEDPQA
- the valS gene encoding valine--tRNA ligase — protein: MTKELSTTYDPKQTETKLYEKWMEKGYFHAVIDPDKKPFTIVIPPPNITGQLHMGHALDNMLQDAIIRTKRMQGYSALWMPGTDHASIATEVKIVDALREEGISKEELGRDGFLERAWEWKAKYGGRIVEQLKKLGSSLDWQRERFTMDEGCNRAVREVFVRLYEKGLIYQGSRIINWCPDCMTALSDAEVEYEEQASHLWYMRYRAEDGGEGIVVATTRPETMLGDTAVAVNPADERYKDLIGKNVILPLLDKPIPVVADEYVDMEFGTGAVKITPAHDPNDYEVGVRHDLPIVRVMNDDGTMADNAGKYAGLDRNEARRQIVADLEQLGAMVKIEDYTHNVGHCYRCHTVIEPIISKQWFVKMKGLAEPAIKAVEEGRIKFVPERFSKIYFNWLYNIRDWCISRQLWWGHRIPAYTCKKCGKLVVALDMPDVCPDCGGMEFVQEEDVLDTWFSSGLWPFSTLGWPEQTSELEYFYPTDVLVTGYDIIFFWVARMIMFGLEIMGEIPFHTVDIHGIVRDSEGRKMSKSLNNGIDPLEVIDKYGADALRFSLAMGVSPGNDMRFYWEKVEAARNFANKVWNASRFVMMNIKGEVQPVDERKLDIADQWILGKLNDAIRECTDNMEKYDLGLAAQKIYDFAWSEFCDWYIEMAKPRLYGEDEDVKAATISVLVYVLKNTLKLLHPFMPFITEEIYTNLPDADETIMLSAWPAVEFESGQQQAEMMNGVMDMIRSIRNVRAEMNVPPSVRVKLTILTKHGDAIGACAEYLKKLAYASEVQVITEKTQIPENSVSAVCAVGEAFMPLAELIDIEKEIQRLAKEAEKNEGEIKRAQGKLANKGFTDKAPAHVVEEERSKLNTYIEMRDKLKERLAFLKDMK
- a CDS encoding histidine kinase, whose amino-acid sequence is MNKEKASISRYLKTSYILIIIMMAVPTIVLSIFIPAMNQRYSDMIGYVRRASEVIEVTDRQLEKEIWDIVAGKKDFGDGKQYELLDSAQDILKQLKGNIHNDNQRYIVGAMEMLDSIRSYCDELGVQIRRNVAVSSNEQLLREIRRVSSSLKDVMIEYIYAEIDEISVINSNILNITTLNILLTGVLMGLVIWFAIRCYQSARDSIQQPIARLEKMSVRLAKGELSARSPASALEELDVLTQSLNSMAHKLEELIDSRVQDQKNLRKAELRTLQEQITPHFIYNTLDTIVWMAQKKKTEDVIGITMALTKFLRISLSKGNDWITVEQEIGHVESYLKIQQFRYRGKIKYVVDIDPQLYGYGILKLLLQPLVENALYHGVKQKRGAGKIEVRGVKNQDRTMTFSVSDNGIGMTEERFKKVLTSMKNDVGLRDSTYGLYNVNKRISLYYENDGLSIESAYNVGTTVRFTIPYKEI
- the folC gene encoding bifunctional folylpolyglutamate synthase/dihydrofolate synthase; the protein is MEYVHLAGTNAKGSTAQYIAGILSQSHQCGLFTSPHILSPCERMNINGENISEQEYEKYMEKARGEKHSHLFSVWVDAALSWFADRRVEYAVIETGLGGRLDPTNIVPAKLQIITPISYDHMALLGNTLTEIAREKCGIIKPDSVVISHPQVKEAMRVIESTCRSKNARLIVLDERAVHVHSSGVMGQCFDFTYEGYRYRDLRIHAASPMQALNACVALIAAAELGISEEDMKEGLANTKISARVQVCGDIVIDGAHNPAALKELRRSVDKYFSGRNVTALIAVMRDKDILEITNEIAGFADQVVCTCANKTRGLSARELKNYFPCATANEDPENAFMEAERIAKQKKGILVVCGSFYLAAHVLAMLAQTRDDVLI
- the ppk gene encoding polyphosphate kinase, whose amino-acid sequence is MGENKYKHLINRDLSWLKFNERVLEEAEDKSNPLFERLNFVSIYHSNLTEFLMVRVGSLHDRLLLKKDSIDEMSGMTTSEQLRSIYKEIRRLTPRKNRALIVILDALENYGIFYKAGKHLTKYEERFLERYFERNVLPLLSPHIIDKHHPFPFLMNNMVHIAVLLKSKEGTQLGIIPASGYFERLLLMPSKYVKFTLIEDLIFYFASKIFPKHKVVAKSIFSITRNADIDADEAFFDYDMSYRDIMEIIVKKRKKLEPVRLDISRGQNDEITRLLMKHLKLTNDEVFFNEMPTILSFVSDLRDQLTDAKFAPLFYPPLVPQPSSQLHLAQPLIPQIRKKDVLLSYPYQDMKPFVRLLEEAASDPKVISIKITLYRVARHSKVIDALIRAAENGKEVIAVVELRARFDEENNIDWSKRLQDAGASVIYGIEDYKVHSKLLLITRKEKKGLSFITQVGTGNYNESTAKLYTDLSLFTSNEDMALGAQDVFKNLCMGSLVENSDLLMVSPLTLKPAVLRAIDRETALARAGAPAQLIFKLNSLNDLDIIRKLIKASDAGVKIQMLIRGICCLNVEKTGPTRNIEVISIVGRFLEHSRVYMFGTPERRKIYISSADFMSRNTERRVEVAAPVSDPALKAEISSLIELQLNDNVKARRQVGKGVYKKLPLEPFATRVDSQVELFRRAYIRAGTPLPEWLQK